In the genome of Constrictibacter sp. MBR-5, one region contains:
- a CDS encoding HAD-IIIA family hydrolase codes for MALHLRPDGNWFQPVDPLPGPAPRPTLFVDRDGTVIEQVHFLDDPGRVRLIPGAAATLAAMRAAGWRVVMVTNQSGIGRGRFGWDAFAAVQDEMLRQLAAAGAGLDLVAACPFHAPHPWRKPAPGMILAAAEALPIDLARSRIVGDKAGDLEAGRAAGLPAGALVATGYGGREADAARALATTGFGVHVWDALAAAPAHLLGG; via the coding sequence ATGGCCCTGCACCTACGCCCGGACGGCAACTGGTTCCAGCCCGTCGACCCGCTGCCCGGCCCGGCGCCCCGGCCGACGCTCTTCGTCGACCGCGACGGCACGGTGATCGAGCAGGTCCATTTCCTCGACGATCCCGGCCGGGTGCGCCTCATCCCCGGCGCCGCCGCGACGCTCGCGGCGATGCGCGCCGCCGGCTGGCGCGTGGTGATGGTGACGAACCAGTCCGGCATCGGCCGCGGGCGGTTCGGCTGGGACGCGTTCGCCGCCGTCCAGGACGAGATGCTCCGGCAGTTGGCCGCCGCCGGCGCCGGGCTCGACCTCGTCGCCGCCTGCCCGTTCCACGCGCCTCATCCCTGGCGCAAGCCCGCGCCCGGCATGATCCTGGCCGCCGCCGAGGCCCTGCCGATCGACCTCGCCCGCTCCCGGATCGTCGGCGACAAGGCCGGTGATCTCGAAGCGGGCCGCGCCGCCGGCCTCCCCGCCGGCGCCCTGGTCGCCACCGGCTACGGCGGTCGCGAGGCCGACGCGGCCCGCGCCCTCGCGACCACCGGCTTCGGCGTGCACGTCTGGGACGCCCTCGCCGCCGCCCCCGCGCACCTGCTCGGCGGATAG